In Danaus plexippus chromosome 19, MEX_DaPlex, whole genome shotgun sequence, the following are encoded in one genomic region:
- the LOC116768171 gene encoding sodium channel protein para isoform X27, giving the protein MSEDLDSISEEERSLFRPFTRESLAAIESRIAEEHAKQKELEKKRAEGEVRYDDEDEDEGPQPDATLEQGLPLPVRMQGSFPLELASTPLEDIDPFYHNQTTFVVISKGKDIFRFSATNALWILDPFNPIRRVAIYILVHPLFSLFIITTILVNCILMIMPTTPTVESTEVIFTGIYTFESAVKVMARGFILQPFTYLRDAWNWLDFVVIALAYVTMGIDLGNLAALRTFRVLRALKTVAIVPGLKTIVGAVIESVKNLRDVIILTMFSLSVFALMGLQIYMGVLTQKCIKVFPEDGSWGNLTDENWERFCQNETNWYGGDGEYPLCGNSSGAGQCEPGYMCLQGYGPNPNYGYTSFDTFGWAFLSAFRLMTQDYWENLYQLVLRSAGSWHVLFFVVIIFLGSFYLVNLILAIVAMSYDELQKKAEEEEQAEEEALREAEQKAAARADKQEAREAHAREQAAAAEAAAYAEAHPAKSPSDSSCQSYELFVNQERGNQDDNTRERMSLRSDPFQDSASLSLPGSPFNLRRGSRGSHQMALRPNGRNRYPPGADRKPLVLSTYLDAQEHLPYADDSNAVTPMSEENGAIIIPVYYANLGSRHSSYTSHQSRLSYTSHGDLLGGKAQTKEARLRGRSASRNHSVTSQPHAYPLPRQDSSLASRPLREYEISTTESTDEAGKVLKQSNDNPFIESQRPNVVDMRDVMVLNEIIEQAGRQSRASEQNVSVYYFPTAEDDEDGPTFKERLLECLMKGIDFFCVWDCCWLWLEFQKYVALLVFDPFVELFITLCIVVNTLFMALDHHDMDKDMDKALKSGNYFFTATFGIEAMLKLIAMSPKYYFQEGWNVFDFIIVALSLLELGLEGVQGLSVLRSFRLLRVFKLAKSWPTLNLLISIMGRTMGALGNLTFVLCIIIFIFAVMGMQLFGKNYVDYVDRFPDGDLPRWNFTDFMHSFMIVFRVLCGEWIESMWDCMLVGDVSCIPFFLATVVIGNLVVLNLFLALLLSNFGSSNLSSPTADQDTNKIAEAFNRISRFIDWVKKSVADILKLVKNKLTNQIAIHAPGLKAALCGRCVSSERVDNELELGADIDDGVLYKDKKLKDQVEVAIGDGMEFTIPGDNKYKKGKLLMNNINAITDNHTDNRINCELNHHGYPIQDDDTISQKSYGSHKIRSFKDESHKGSTDTIDGEEKKDASKEELGLEEEMIAEEEDGKLDLAKIDIKAGEGEVMDSPADCCPEPCYQRFPFLAGDDESPFWQGWAMLRLKTYRLIENTYFETAVITMILLSSLALALEDVHLPHRPILQDILYYMDRIFTVIFFIEMLIKWLALGFQKYFTNAWCWLDFIIVMVSLINFVAALCGAGGIQAFKTMRTLRALRPLRAMSRMQGMRVVVNALVQAIPSIFNVLLVCLIFWLIFAIMGVQLFAGKYFKCVDMNHTTLSHEIIPDRNACILENYTWENSPMNFDHVGKAYLCLFQVATFKGWIQIMNDAIDSREVDRQPIRETNIYMYLYFVFFIIFGSFFTLNLFIGVIIDNFNEQKKKAGGSLEMFMTEDQKKYYNAMKKMGSKKPLKAIPRPRWRPQAIVFEIVTDKKFDMIIMLFIGLNMLTMTLDHYQQSDTFSAVLDYLNMIFIVIFSSECLLKIFALRYHYFVEPWNLFDFVVVMFSILSLVLSDIIEKYFVSPTLLRVVRVAKVGRVLRLVKGAKGIRTLLFALAMSLPALFNICLLLFLVMFIFAIFGMSFFMHVKDKGGLDDVYNFKTFVQSMILLFQMSTSAGWDGVLDGIINEEECDLPDNERGYPGNCGSATIGITYLLSYLVISFLIVINMYIAVILENYSQATEDVQEGLTDDDYDMYYEIWQRFDPEGTQYIRYDQLSDFLDVLEPPLQIHKPNKYKIISMDIPICRGDMMFCVDILDALTKDFFARKGNPIEESVEVGRPDEVGYEPVSSTLWRQREEYCARLIQHAWRRHRRAQSPTGASVTGSCAGEAEGAPTAVLLDAGGGAGGAHRVVLQAAGAAPRPPEPAPPPAPV; this is encoded by the exons ATGTCCGAGGACTTGGACTCGATCAGCGAGGAAGAACGAAGCTTGTTCCGACCTTTCACCCGAGAATCATTGGCCGCTATCGAATCTCGCATAGCAGAAGAACATGCCAAGCAAAAGGAACTCGAGAAAAAACGAGCGGAAGGAGAG GTGCGTTATGATGACGAAGACGAAGATGAGGGTCCCCAACCAGACGCGACCCTGGAACAGGGCCTGCCACTGCCGGTCCGGATGCAAGGCTCCTTTCCGCTCGAACTGGCCTCCACCCCCCTCGAGGACATCGATCCCTTCTACCACAACCAAACA ACTTTCGTAGTCATAAGCAAGGGTAAAGATATCTTCAGATTTTCGGCGACCAATGCCTTGTGGATATTGGATCCTTTCAATCCAATAAGAAGAGTGGCTATATACATTCTAGTACATCCTTTGTTCtctctatttattataaccacGATTCTTGTGAACTGTATACTTATGATCATGCCTACCACGCCCACCGTTGAAAGTACTGA AGTTATCTTTACCGGAATCTACACCTTTGAATCGGCGGTGAAAGTAATGGCCAGGGGTTTCATACTACAGCCATTCACATACCTTAGAGATGCATGGAATTGGCTTGACTTCGTAGTTATAGCTTTAGC TTATGTGACGATGGGCATAGATCTCGGCAACTTGGCCGCTCTCAGAACATTCAGAGTTCTCCGAGCTTTGAAGACTGTGGCCATCGTACCgg GCTTGAAGACAATCGTTGGTGCTGTAATAGAGTCGGTAAAAAATCTGCGGGATGTGATCATTTTGACCATGTTTTCTCTATCTGTGTTTGCCTTAATGGgactacaaatatatatgggtGTGTTAACGCAGAAATGTATCAAGGTATTCCCCGAAGATGGCAGTTGGGGGAATCTAACCGACGAGAATTGGGAAAGGTTTTGTCAAAATGAAA cAAACTGGTATGGCGGAGATGGAGAATACCCTCTGTGTGGAAATTCATCAGGAGCggg gcAATGCGAACCAGGCTACATGTGTTTGCAAGGTTACGGTCCGAACCCTAATTATGGCTACACAAGTTTCGATACCTTTGGCTGGGCTTTTCTATCGGCCTTCCGTCTCATGACTCAGGATTATTGGgagaatttatatcaattg gtGTTGAGATCGGCGGGTTCGTGGCACGTTTTGTTCTTCGTTGTGATCATCTTCTTAGGTTCGTTCTACCTCGTGAATCTGATCTTGGCCATCGTCGCCATGTCGTACGACGAGTTGCAAAAGAAAGCTGAAGAAGAGGAACAGGCGGAAGAGGAAGCACTTAGG GAAGCCGAGCAAAAAGCGGCAGCACGAGCGGATAAGCAGGAAGCACGAGAAGCACATGCTCGAGAGCAAGCGGCAGCAGCGGAAGCAGCAGCCTATGCAGAAGCACACCCCGCCAAGTCCCCCAGCGACTCCTCTTGTCAGAGCTACGAATTGTTCGTGAACCAGGAGCGCGGCAACCAGGATGACAATACGCGCGAGCGCATGTCCCTCCGTAGCGACCCCTTCCAAGATTCG GCTTCATTATCTCTACCCGGATCACCGTTCAATTTGAGGAGAGGTTCGAGGGGTTCACATCAAATGGCTTTAAGACCGAACGGAAGGAATCGCTATCCGCCCGGAGCTGATAGAAAACCATTGGTATTGTCAACATATTTGGATGCTCAAGAACATTTACCCTATGCAGACGATTCGAATGCTGTCACACCAATGTCAGAGGAAAATGGCGCTATCATAATACCAGTGTACTATGCCAATTTAG GCTCGAGGCACTCTTCCTACACATCCCACCAGTCCCGATTATCGTACACATCTCACGGGGACCTGTTAGGAGGCAAGGCGCAAACGAAGGAGGCCAGACTGAGAGGTCGATCGGCCTCCAGAAACCACAGTGTGACGTCACAACCGCACGCGTACCCTCTGCCACGCCAGGATTCATCACTGGCTTCCAGGCCACTTAGAGAATAT GAAATAAGTACTACGGAGTCCACGGATGAGGCTGGTAAGGTTCTGAAACAGTCCAACGACAATCCATTCATAGAGTCCCAGAGACCAAACGTTGTGGATATGAGAG ACGTCATGGTTTTGAATGAGATAATAGAGCAAGCCGGAAGACAGAGTCGAGCGAGTGAACAAAACG TGTCAGTGTACTACTTCCCAACAGCGGAAGACGATGAGGATGGACCAACCTTCAAAGAGAGACTTCTGGAGTGCTTGATGAAGGGGATTGACTTCTTTTGTGTGTGGGACTGCTGTTGGTTGTGGTTGGAGTTCCAGAAATACGTGGCCCTGCTAGTGTTCGATCCTTTCGTGGAACTGTTTATAACCTTGTGTATTGTGGTCAACACTCTGTTCATGGCTCTGGACCATCACGACATGGACAAAGATATGGACAAAGCATTAAAGAGTGGAAACTAT TTCTTCACAGCGACATTCGGAATAGAAGCGATGCTAAAGTTAATAGCCATGAGTCCAAAGTACTATTTTCAAGAAGGTTGGAACGTCTTCGATTTTATCATCGTCGCATTATCATTGCTAGAATTGGGTTTGGAAGGTGTACAGGGTTTGTCCGTATTGCGTTCATTTCGTTTG CTTCGAGTATTCAAATTGGCAAAGTCATGGCCGACACTTAATTTACTCATCTCTATAATGGGTAGGACGATGGGTGCCTTGGGCAACCTGACCTTCGTATTGTGcatcattattttcatatttgccGTGATGGGTATGCAACTATTCGGGAAAAATTATGTGG ACTATGTAGACCGGTTCCCTGATGGGGACCTTCCTCGGTGGAACTTCACAGACTTCATGCACAGCTTTATGATAGTCTTCAGAGTGCTTTGTGGGGAATGGATTGAGAGTATGTGGGATTGTATGCTTGTGGGTGACGTTTCCTGCATACCCTTCTTCCTAGCCACCGTCGTCATTGGCAATCTTGTC GTACTAAACCTCTTCTTGGCCCTGTTACTGTCAAACTTCGGATCATCGAATTTATCATCGCCAACAGCAGATCAAGATACGAATAAAATAGCAGAAGCTTTTAACCGGATATCTAGGTTTATAGACTGGGTTAAAAAAAGCGTTGCTGACATCTTGAAACTGGTGAAGAACAAGCTCACGAATCAGATTGCAATCCACGCTCCCG GCTTAAAGGCGGCTTTATGTGGCCGCTGTGTCTCCTCAGAACGCGTTGACAACGAACTGGAACTGGGTGCAGATATAGATGACGGAGTCCTCTACAAAGATAAGAAACTTAAAGACCAAGTGGAAGTTGCTATAGGTGATGGGATGGAATTTACAATACCCG GtgataacaaatacaaaaaaggtaaattattaatgaacaaTATCAATGCTATAACGGACAACCACACGGATAACAGGATAAACTGTGAGCTAAATCATCACGGATATCCAATTCAG GACGATGATACCATTAGTCAGAAATCATATGgtagtcataaaattaggtcaTTTAAAGACGAGAGCCATAAAGGATCGACTGACACCATAGACGGAGAAGAAAAGAAAGATGCTAGTAAAGAAGAATTAGGTTTAGAAGAAG aaatgatAGCAGAAGAGGAAGATGGTAAATTAGATCTAGCCAAAATAGACATCAAAGCCGGTGAAGGTGAGGTCATGGACTCGCCGGCCGACTGCTGTCCGGAGCCTTGCTATCAAAGGTTTCCATTTTTGGCTGGAGATGACGAATCACCGTTCTGGCAGGGCTGGGCTATGTTAAGACTCAAAACTTACAGACTTATTGAAAACACGTACTTCGAAACAGCTGTGATAACTATGATATTACTCAGTAGTTTGGCTTTG GCTTTAGAAGATGTTCATTTACCACATCGACCTATACTCCaagacatattatattatatggatCGAATCTTTActgtaatattctttatcgAGATGTTGATCAAGTGGCTCGCTCTAGGATTTCAGAAATACTTCACGAATGCTTGGTGCTGGCTCGACTTCATCATTGTCATg GTCTCGCTTATAAACTTCGTAGCGGCGCTTTGTGGCGCCGGTGGCATTCAGGCGTTCAAAACGATGCGAACGCTTCGAGCTCTCCGACCGCTCAGAGCTATGAGCCGCATGCAGGGCATGAGG GTGGTAGTGAACGCTCTGGTGCAAGCGATACCATCCATCTTCAATGTGCTGCTCGTGTGTCTAATATTCTGGCTTATTTTCGCTATAATGGGTGTACAACTCTTCGCCgggaaatattttaag TGTGTCGACATGAACCATACCACCTTAAGCCACGAAATAATACCAGACAGAAACGCGTgcattttagaaaattataccTGGGAGAACTCACCAATGAATTTCGATCATGTTGGTAAAGCATATTTGTGCCTATTTCAAGTCGCCACTTTCAAAGGTTGGATTCAGATTATGAACGACGCTATTGATTCACGAGAG GTAGACCGACAACCCATCAGAGAGACGaacatatacatgtatttatattttgtatttttcatcATCTTCGGATCTTTCTTCACTCTTAACCTATTCATTGGTGTGATCATCGATAACTTTAACGAGCAGAAGAAGAAAGCTGGAGGCAGTCTTGAAATGTTCATGACAGAGGATCAGAAGAAGTATTACAACGCCATGAAGAAAATGGGTTCCAAGAAACCACTGAAGGCCATACCAAGACCAAGA tgGCGACCTCAAGCAATTGTATTCGAAATAGTAACGGATAAGAAATTCGACATGATTATCATGTTGTTCATTGGTCTGAACATGTTGACGATGACACTAGACCACTATCAGCAGTCAGACACGTTCAGCGCTGTCCTGGATTACCTTAACATGATATTCATCGTAATATTTAGTTCAGAGTGcctgttaaaaattttcgcCTTACGATACCATTACTTCGTGGAGCCTTGGAATTTATTCGATTTCGTCGTTGTGATGTTTTCTATACTCA GTTTGGTTTTGAGTGATATTATAGAGAAGTACTTTGTGTCGCCTACTCTGTTAAGAGTAGTCAGAGTAGCAAAAGTTGGTCGAGTTCTTCGACTTGTGAAAGGAGCAAAGGGCATCCGAACGCTATTGTTCGCCTTAGCCATGTCACTGCCAGCTCTCttcaatatttgtttactaTTGTTTCTAGTGATGTTTATCTTCGCAATATTTGGAATGTCATTTTTCATGCATGTGAAGGACAAAGGAGGCCTCGACGACgtgtacaattttaaaacttttgtgcAGAGTATGATTTTGCTATTTCAG ATGTCAACCTCAGCCGGTTGGGACGGAGTTCTCGACGGCATCATAAATGAGGAAGAGTGTGATCTGCCAGATAATGAGCGTGGTTACCCTGGAAACTGTGGATCGGCTACAATCGGGATCACTTACCTACTGTCCTACCTCGTAATATCTTTCCTCATTGTTATTAACATGTATATCGCTGTCATTCTCGAGAACTACTCTCAG gcAACGGAAGATGTACAAGAAGGCCTAACTGACGACGACTACGACATGTATTACGAAATATGGCAGCGATTCGATCCCGAGGGTACGCAGTATATCAGATACGACCAACTGTCTGATTTCTTAGATGTGCTCGAACCGCCGTTGCAAATACACAAACCTAATAAGTACAAGATTATATCTATGGACATACCAATATGCCGCGGAGACATGATGTTCTGCGTGGACATCCTTGACGCACTCACGAAGGATTTCTTCGCGAGGAAGGGCAATCCCATCGAGGAGTCGGTGGAGGTTGGCCGGCCAGACGAGGTCGGGTACGAGCCCGTGTCGTCGACGTTGTGGCGACAGCGCGAGGAGTACTGTGCGCGGCTCATCCAGCATGCCTGGCGGCGGCATCGACGAGCGCAGTCCCCGACGGGCGCCTCGGTGACTGGATCGTGCGCTGGCGAGGCGGAAGGCGCGCCCACGGCCGTGCTACTGGACGCAGGCGGTGGTGCGGGCGGTGCGCATCGCGTGGTGCTGCAGGCAGCCGGTGCGGCGCCCCGGCCTCCTGAACCCGCGCCGCCGCCCGCGCCCGTCTGA